The genomic DNA GGACACACGCCGGTGTCCACATGATTGATTAAGTTGGAAATAATAAACTTGCCCACCGATTTGAAATGCATCACTGAATGGGCTTTTGCACCAAACCCGTTACTTCTTTTATAGCTGCAGCAGTTCAGAGAGTAATGCATGCACAACCACTCGCCTTGTTGCTTCCGCCACCGAATTCGAGTCGAAATAATCTTGTAAGGCATCGTTCGTTAATATAATAATATAAGGGTCCACACTCGTCTTTGACTTCGGGGCTTGACCGAAACACTCTTTTTATTTTGCAAAATGGAACTCAAGAACATGTTAATCCGACTTTACGTAGAGAGGGTCCAATTGTTCAAATTTCTAACTCGACTAATAAGTTGTACGAGTACTCGTAAGTAGCCTAAGTAATGCTTTTTGAACGAATGAATGAAGGTAATAGCGGCGAAAGCCGCTccagaaaaagaaataaGTAATAAAGGAGGAATTTCTTTGTCGACGAGTCCGCACCAGCACCTTGTCCCCCCACGAGCTAGACTTGTTGTTggtttctcttcttgacctttttctcttttcccaaGCAAAAAACAATTCATCATGGCTGtctctcaatctcatcccAACATCGTCGGTACGCAATCTGCGAAATGCTTCTTATAAGGGACTTGGAAAAGTTGGAACTAATATGAATATTGCAGACGGCTGGTTCAGGGAGATCAACACCCAATGGCCTGGTGAGTCGATGTCGATCCTTTCATGAAGAGCTTTTACTGACAGCCAACGATAGGTCAGGCTATGACCCTCAAGTGAGCCTGGATGTTATGGAGGGAATTGCGAGTGTACTAATGCGTCTGCAGGGTCAAACAAGTCTTGCACCAGGAGAAGTCCCTCTTCCAGGTGAGTCATATGTTGCAATGTGAGGAGAAAACGCTGACGTTTGCCTTCCAGGATGTCCTTGTCTTCGAATCCGAGACCTACGGTAATGTGCTTGTCCTCGACGGTGTCATTCAGGCCACCGAGCGTGATGAGTTCTCGTGAGTGACGTTTCTACCCTAATGCAGAGATAAGAATTGTTGACATCGACCAGTTACCAGGAGATGATcactcatcttcccatGGCTTCACACCCTAACCCCGAAAATGTTCTTGTTATCGGCGGTGGTGACGGTGGTGTCATTCGAGAAGTTCTCAAGCACAAGTCTGTCAAGAAGGTCACTCTCTGTGACATTGACGAGGTGGGTTTTGCTCATACTCAATGTCGCACGTTGTCTAACTCACCGTTTGCCAGGCTGTCATCCGAGTCTCTAAGCAATGGCTCCCTCTCATGTCCGACTGCTACAAGGACCCTCGAGTTGAGGTTCACATTGGTGACGGTTTCAAGTTCCTTCCCGAGCACAAGAACGAATACGACGTTATTATCACCGACTCCTCTGACCCTGTCGGTCCCGCCGAGGCGCTTTTCCAGCCTCCTTACTTCCAACTCCTCAAGGAAGCTCTTAAGGAGGGTGGTTCCGTCTCTACCCAGGCTGAGTGCTTGTGGATTCACCTTCCCCTCATCAAGACCCTCAAGGAAACTTGCTCCAAGCTCTTCCCTGTCGTCAAGTACGGCTtcaccaccatccccaCCTACCCCGCTGGTCAGATTGGTATCATGGTCTGCACCAAGGACTCTACCCGAGACCTGACCGTCCCCCTTCGTGCCGTTCCCGACACCAGGTACTACAACTCTGAGGTCCACCGAGCTGCTTTTACCATCCCCGAGTTCGGTCGTGCCATGCTCGAGGACGGCGTCAACGTCTTGCCCAAGTTCAGCGGTGCTCGACCCACTAcgaccaagaagaaggtgctCCTCCTTGGTTCCGGTCTCGTTGCTGGCCCTGCTGCCAACTACATTGCGCGACACAACCACGAGCTCACCATCGCTTGCCGAACTCTCGCTAGTGCAGAGGAGCTCGCTTCCGGCCTCCCCAACGCCACCCCCATGTCTGTTGATGTCTCTTCTGCTGACGCTCTCCGACAGGCTATCAAGGGTCACGACGTTGTTGTCAGCTTGATCCCTTACACCCACCACGCCCAGGTCATGGAGGCTGCtcttgaggagaaggtcCACGTCGTCACTACCTCCTACGTCAACCCCCAGATGCGTGCCCTCGAGCAGAAGTTCAAGGATGCTGGTCTGATTTGTTTCAACGAGATCGGTGTCGACCCCGGAGTTGACCACTTGTGGGCTGTCAAGGTCTTTGACGAAGTCAAGAAGGCTGGTGGTAAGATCAAAAGCTTCTACAGCTTCTGTGGTGGTCTTGTTGAACCTGCTGTACGTATCTTTTTTGCAATGATTACTGCATCTACTAATAATGATATAGGCCGCCGACAATGCCCTCGGGTACAAGTTCTCTTGGTCCCCTGTCGGTGTCCTCATGGCCCTCAACAACGACGGCAAGTACCTCAAGGACGGCAAGGTCGTTGAGGTTGCCGGCAAGGACCTCATGAGCACAGCCAAGCCTTATTATTTCACTCCCGCGTACAACCTCGTCGCCTATCCCAACCGAGACTCTACCGTCTTCAGGGAGTTCTACGGTCTGGAAGGTGTTCAAAACCTTTGCCGAGGTACTATGAGGTACGCTGGCTTCTGCGAAGTCATCACCGCCTGGAAGGAAATTGGTTTGATGTCCGATGCTCAAGTCGACTACCTCGCCCAGGGTGCTGCTCCCATCACTTGGATCAAGGTCATCTCTCAGTTGCTCGGCGTTGAGGCCAAGGAGGCGTAAGTTTACCATATTGCATCTGGAAATATGCTGACCAGTAAATAGTGCCATTATTGAGAAGCTCAAGACTCTCAAGTCTTTCGAGACCGAGTCTAGAgtcctcatctccaaattCCGAGACCTCGGTCTCTTCTCCGAGGAGCAGGTCGCTCAGCGAGGTTCCGTTATGCGAGCTCTGTCCGCTCTTCTCGAGGAGAAGTGTGCCTTCAAGGAAGGTGAGGTCGACCTTGTCTTGTTGCAACACACTTTCGAGATCATCAACGCCGACGGTTCCGAGGTGCGTTCTCTCCGGATTAGATCgtgaaaggaaaaaaaatgcTGATGGGAATATGCTAGCAAACCATCACTTCCTCCCTTGAGGCTTACGGTGACAGGAACGGTGGACCCTCTGCCATGGCCAAACTCGTCGGTGTACGTGTCACTTCTTAATGACTTGATTTACCTCGTGTGTATGTTTTCGCGGCGGTATGCTGACCAAAGATGTTTGTTAGGTTCCTTGCGGTATGGCTGTGCAGTTCATCCTTGAGGGTGTCCTCAACAAGCCCGGTGTCTTCGCTCCCTACGACGAGGAGACCTGCAAGTTATTCCGAGAACGacttgagaaggaggagggcatCACCATGGTTGAGAAACTTGTTTAAACAGTTGTTTATAGAGGTTTGATATTGAGTGGTTATGATTGATTATGGTGTTTATTCTTGGATTGTCTTTAAGCCTTTTGTCTATCCGCATGGTACAAAACAGCATGTTGCAGGAAATGAACGATCCCAAGTTAAGCGAAAGCTCGTTGTCCATGAGTCATTGATTTGTAATCGATGCGTTGCCACTGAGTGTCAGAGGTACGATCGAAGTTCCAGATTTTTAATAGCAGACAGATCGTCCGCCGTTGtcctcttctcgtctcAACATCTGATCGTATAAAAGGTCATCGTCAACTTCAACATCTCATCCACCATATTGGTAGTCTCCATTACAAGGATGATCTTCGTGACGATTTCATTCACTCTTTCACTGGTCAGATGCATAAGAGAGGTTTCCTGAAGTATTCAAGAATTGCACACCTTTTGATGAGAAAAGATATATTGCTAGTAATATTCTTCGTAGAGGAACGCTAGATGATGAAATGAAGGGCggtattattattatttctCCATCCAGCTCTTCGTTCTCAATCACTTTCGCAACCCAGTCAATGTCCACTTAAATTTGAATACTACACCAATTTCCAATCGCGCTCTGCATAAAGCCAGCATTTCTCGCCGCTATTTCACCGCGCGAGTGGAGAATATACATACTTCCTTCCAATCACTGTAGGCGTTTGTTTGCTGTTAGTGTTTAcatggtgatgatgatgacttTGCCGGCTAGCGGAATTTTTCAGTTACGGCGTGTGCCTGAGGGCGCTATCTTTTGAAACCCTGTCTACTGCTATTGTTTGACTGCCACTTTCCAATTCCCGCCGTCCAGTCATTCAGTCTCAAGTCCAGTCAGTCACTTTCCAACTTCCCACCGACACAGCAATTCCCATTCCTATCTTCCttacttctttcttccttctccatccatcaacTCAGTATCTTGTAACAGTAGACAACAGACTGGGCGCCCAACGCCAGTCCAGTCCGTATAGTCATGCCCTTGTACGAACCCACTACCCCTCCAACACCTAGTCCTGCTCCCAGGCAGTTggtttctcttcctcatcgcGCTGTCACTCAACGATACCCATTCTCCCGTCGGATGCCCTCTACACGACCATCGTCCGCCTCATACTCACAATACCGCGATCCAGATACCGACGCGTCTCTGTCATTCGATACTGATGTTCCTATCGAGACTCAGAGCTGTATGAGTGAAGACTACTTGGATTCTGGTAGTGACATTGAAAGCGTTGTCGACGCCGGTTCTGACAACCAATTGGCggacgatgaagacgacgaaGTGGACATTGATACTGCTTTACAAGAAAGTGCGTCGTTACCTCGAACGCCGATTCTATTTGCTGGAAAGAAACGAGCCAGGGACTGGGAGCAAACCCTAGAGGGTGAcggggatgatgaggcagaggcagaggtggTTTTAGGGTGGCCTGTtagaaagggaaagagtggAAAGAGTAAGGCTGTTGGCAGAAAACCTAACAAGTTTGCCAAAAGGGTGGGTTTATTTCATGTTCCTGCACGGCGCCTCCTAGTGGCCTGATCATCGACGCGTTATGCCTCTGTAATTGAATATATATCGAGAATGCGTTGAAGGGAACTTTGAGTATCGACTAACATTTGGAATTATAGCTTTCAACGTCTAGCAATGAGAAGATGGCGCCCGCACAAATGGGACGTGTCGTTTCCATGGGTGGTATAACCAAAGGCATCAGCGATTTGGCAAGTTCATATTAACTTTATTCATCATACGTAACTAATCTGTATCTATAGAGTGCCTCTAGCACCATCATTTCTATGAACGTTGACATCGCACACGCGAACCCTACACAAGACTCGGCGCATACATCTGAAGCCATCTCTCGCGCTGCTGGCTGTAGAATCACTTCTAGGCGTCTCAAAAACCGCCATAACTGTTCTAACAAGCGAGAGAAGCGCAAGCGAGGCACTCGTCATTTTCAACAGCTTACTGCGAGCGATGATCCCTTTGTCACTCTTCCTGTTTTGCAGAACTGGAAAGGTCTACAGCGGTTCAACACCGAGGTTTCTGAAATGGATGTCAGCGAGGCTGAGACGGATAGTCGGTATGACAGCGATGCTACGATGAAGTCTGCCTCGGATATTGAAAGGTCGACCATTGATGTCATTGTTCCCCGCGCTGTTGTCAAGTCAGATGTTCGCCCTCGATACGAGCCAGAGCAGCCTCTCAGCAACAAGCAACTCGCATCCCTCGATTGTGAGCTCACTAAATCTAGTCGAGGTATCCAGcgccttcctcgtcatcgcAATTTCCCCGTCCGTGCTGCTGGTCAACATGGCACTTCCCAGCTTCGTCGTACATCTCCCacctcccttcttcccgcCCGACAAGTCATGACTCGCCGTGGCTCCCTTCGCGCACCTCTTCGAGACTCTTTCAGAGACTATCTCGACAATATCCGGCCTGGTGCAGATCGACGCGTTCCGGGAAGGTGCGAGTTTACTCCAGTCATGTCAGGGGAACTCTTCatcgctcttcttcgtgCTAAGGCAGTTGCGCGCAAAGCTCGCCGTGACGCAATTAAAGCTTTCAACGAGAGGACTAAAGATGGCGCCTGGCGCGCCTGGGTCGGCAATTATGCTCTGAGAGAGTTCATTCCTCCCGTGAGACAGTGGTGGCTTGAAGACTTGGCTCctcaagatgaagaggccgCGGTCGAaaaccttcttcccaccGACGAAATTAGGGAGCtcccttcgtcttctttggcTGACTGTACATACGAATCGCAGCCTCCTACTCGCAAGCGCACGCATAGCGAGACACTGATGTCTGACTCTATGCCCGCGGAAGTGCCTGCTCCAGATCGTCAAGTCCGTCAGCGCACTGTGATCGAGCCATACAACGCATCTAGCCTCCGTCGTCAACGTGCATTTGAGACAGCTCGTCGAGTTCGCGAAGCGGCCCAGCAAAGTCTCCTGGAGATGCTTCGCCTTGAAGCTGAGAGGATTGCTCatgaaagagaggaagaagaaagattgcgagaagaggcaaggtCGGCGGAGTTCAGAGCGGCtcaggaggaggcggaTGCAAGGATTGCCAGAGAGTTAGAGTTAGAGGAAGCCGCCATCAATAACGGCCCTGAAGTTGAGAGCGTGGACGATGAACCCGACGAGCCTCGTCGAGCGCCAAGTCCTGCCATCACCGAAGCTTCTATCCGTTCGGATCCTCCACCGTACgagcctccttctcaacccCGGAACGAACCTTCTGCGTCGCCTTCAGCCCGATACATCCCCTATCGTTCTCGACCTCGTACACCCCCTCGCGGACCCGAGTCGCTTCCGACATACACTCT from Cryptococcus neoformans var. neoformans JEC21 chromosome 7 sequence includes the following:
- a CDS encoding spermidine synthase, putative; the encoded protein is MAVSQSHPNIVDGWFREINTQWPGQAMTLKVKQVLHQEKSLFQDVLVFESETYGNVLVLDGVIQATERDEFSYQEMITHLPMASHPNPENVLVIGGGDGGVIREVLKHKSVKKVTLCDIDEAVIRVSKQWLPLMSDCYKDPRVEVHIGDGFKFLPEHKNEYDVIITDSSDPVGPAEALFQPPYFQLLKEALKEGGSVSTQAECLWIHLPLIKTLKETCSKLFPVVKYGFTTIPTYPAGQIGIMVCTKDSTRDLTVPLRAVPDTRYYNSEVHRAAFTIPEFGRAMLEDGVNVLPKFSGARPTTTKKKVLLLGSGLVAGPAANYIARHNHELTIACRTLASAEELASGLPNATPMSVDVSSADALRQAIKGHDVVVSLIPYTHHAQVMEAALEEKVHVVTTSYVNPQMRALEQKFKDAGLICFNEIGVDPGVDHLWAVKVFDEVKKAGGKIKSFYSFCGGLVEPAAADNALGYKFSWSPVGVLMALNNDGKYLKDGKVVEVAGKDLMSTAKPYYFTPAYNLVAYPNRDSTVFREFYGLEGVQNLCRGTMRYAGFCEVITAWKEIGLMSDAQVDYLAQGAAPITWIKVISQLLGVEAKEAAIIEKLKTLKSFETESRVLISKFRDLGLFSEEQVAQRGSVMRALSALLEEKCAFKEGEVDLVLLQHTFEIINADGSEQTITSSLEAYGDRNGGPSAMAKLVGVPCGMAVQFILEGVLNKPGVFAPYDEETCKLFRERLEKEEGITMVEKLV